The Macaca fascicularis isolate 582-1 chromosome 11, T2T-MFA8v1.1 genome includes a region encoding these proteins:
- the EID3 gene encoding EP300-interacting inhibitor of differentiation 3, protein MSVEKASRKGDDEKGEEQLVLIPSSEYAAKPAAAEGAPMKMDVAVRVTGCSDDLSSGDADIDPKLLELTADEEKCRSIRRQYRQLMYCVRQNREDIVNSANNSLTEALEEANVLFDGVSRTREAALDAQFLVMASDLGKEKAKQLNSDLNFFNQLAFCDFLFLFGGLNWMEGEPDDLSDCDDNIALSFWKAMEKEATSWMVKAETFHFVFGSFKLEPSAPKPRLEHQKKVRKMEENGNMPTKLRKLDLSSYPEATEKNVERILGLLQTYFRKYPDTPVSYFEFVIDPNSFSRTVENIFYVSFIVRDGFARIRLDEDRLPILEPMNVNQMGEGNDSSCHGRKQGVISLTLQEWKNIVAAFEISEAMITYSSY, encoded by the coding sequence ATGTCGGTTGAAAAAGCTTCCCGCAAGGGAGACGACGAGAAAGGAGAGGAGCAGCTCGTGCTCATCCCTAGTAGCGAGTACGCGGCGAAGCCGGCGGCGGCGGAGGGAGCGCCGATGAAGATGGATGTGGCGGTGAGGGTCACGGGCTGCTCCGACGACCTCAGCTCTGGGGATGCCGACATAGACCCAAAACTCCTGGAGCTCACCGCTGACGAGGAGAAGTGCCGCAGCATCCGCAGGCAGTACCGGCAGCTCATGTACTGCGTGCGGCAGAACCGGGAGGACATCGTGAACTCGGCGAACAACTCCTTGACCGAGGCTCTGGAGGAAGCCAACGTCCTGTTTGATGGAGTGAGCCGAACCAGAGAAGCAGCCCTCGACGCCCAGTTTCTTGTCATGGCTTCTGACTTGGGTAAAGAAAAGGCAAAGCAGTTAAACTCTGACCTGAACTTCTTTAATCAGTTAGCATTTtgtgactttctgtttctgttcgGGGGTCTGAATTGGATGGAAGGCGAGCCTGACGACTTGAGTGATTGTGATGATAACATAGCTCTTTCCTTCTGGAAGGCAATGGAAAAGGAAGCAACATCCTGGATGGTAAAAGCTGAGacattccattttgtttttggttcattCAAACTAGAACCTTCTGCACCAAAGCCCCGACTTGAACACCAGAAAAAAGTTCGCAAGATGGAGGAAAATGGGAATATGCCTACAAAGTTGCGGAAGCTGGACCTGAGTAGTTATCCAGAAGCGACAGAAAAAAACGTAGAAAGGATTTTGGGATTGTTGCAAACCTACTTTCGAAAGTATCCTGATACTCCTGTGTCCTATTTTGAGTTTGTGATTGATCCAAACTCTTTTTCTCGTACTGTGgagaatatattttatgtttcttttattgtaAGAGATGGTTTTGCAAGAATAAGGCTTGATGAAGACAGGCTGCCAATATTAGAGCCGATGAATGTTAACCAAATGGGTGAGGGAAATGATTCCAGTTGCCATGGTAGGAAACAGGGAGTCATATCTTTGACTTTACAGGAGTGGAAAAACATTGTGGCAGCTTTTGAAATTTCTGAGGCTATGATTACATACTCCTCATACTAA